The window ggtTCTAACACTAACAAATTTGGACTACACATcctttaataatattttttaaaaaacagttATTAAATAGTACAACTTCAAAgtgttttgaaattatattaaatggttgctaactaaaatatactcaatttctctcatttttgaaatcattcaaattgaatgatGGATTCAATTCTTTGTATCTATGTGAATAAATAAACAGTTGGAGGTGTAAGATGATGTAGCAGATATCCAAAGTTTCACTTACCTCACAAATGaattcaaagttaaaaacaGTAGTCGatgtagttttaaatttgggtttaTATACTTCCTAAACTTTCATAAAAGTTGAATTCAGTTATCAAATGTGTCAAGAATTTGAGAAAGCATGCATGCATGCACTTCAAATATTaagcaaataataataataacaaataacaaataaaaccaTGAAATGAAGATTTGTTACATCaagaattaatgaaaatgggaGATGCGTTCCCAATGATCCTCCAACTAAATACGGTGTCGTTGATGAAATGTGGTGCCTTTCTATTGGCTGTTAAAGATgatattcatatttaattaaaaatatagagcAACAacaagaagggaaaaaaaataagacaGATGAAATTCATGGAGAAAAATTATGAGTCATAAGTTTTgattctctttaatttctcactttatttatacatattagtCTAACAAATGTACTTGGTTAATTATTGTTCactacagaaaaaaaaattaaatagattatTGACGATTGGAtggattttgctatattttgctttttaaaatgatccttaaaaataaagaaaaatttaaaatttaaaataaaaaagttgtaattcattatttattcaaacaaaaatgagtagaattattgaataaaaaaactcaaaaccaAATTGTTAGCATAAAAGCAAGTTATTTAGAATTCAAAGATATATGAACTCAACTTTGCAcctcaaatacaaatatataaacttaGACAAAACAATTCTCCATCCCAAATAAAGATATGTGAACTTCAAACATCATATATCAACTCACTATCTCTAACaaccttttattattattgacgttcaattttttccttctattcTATATTCAAAACATTACTTTCATGTCTACAAAAACATACtctttaatattcaattaagattcaaattttgaccAAACAAGTAGGTATGAAACGCATATCAATAATGTAAACAGTTTCAAGTCAACTCGTTTAGcttaaatgatgaaaataaatggCAATATTCAActaataaacaagaaaattaatgTCGGTATATTAATTCAACGATGgagtaataataaaagtgtTTCTAGATGAACAAGAAATGATTATTAAGTTTATACCAAGTTGTTTagaaatatagttttaattagaTATGGATAGATATATACGTATCactaattttactatatataaaaatacttttaataatttatcatttaaaataggaatatttttaaatataataaaataaattaaaggtatttacaaaaaaaaaatatagcaaaagtTTGAATTCTACCAACAACAGATATACTATTATCATAAACTTCCATTACTATCCATGATTAAGAGTGTCTAGatattacataatttttctaaagtagattgttttttaaattggaTGTGAAATTGTggtggagaaaaaaaaaagaaagtaatggGAGAGATTATTATGGATATGATACTGCCATGTTTCTTTGATGGATGGAaactgaaaaggaaagagTCCCACACTGTgctttcataaattaatttactttaaaatattcGTTCACATGGCACcctttgaaaatttgaataatcatTGTtcctttcaaaaatatttttcatattataaatatttattagatgGATGTTCGTTATACTACACTTTATTGTCATACTTCAACCATCTACACTATCATATGTCATGAAGATATCAATTTTTAGTGACAATGTAATCTAGCTCATACTTGTCAAATTGTCtataaataacatatttttcttttgcatattaagaatatgataattaattaataatatcaaacGACTATCAATAATCAAACAGCTACAAAGGATTATCAGAAGATCATTGGAGAattacaacttttaaatttgttactttacaatttaaaaaattttgtgaCAAAAaccctattatcataaattcgtttgctatttttacaaacgATTTATTGTACCAATAATATAATcttcaataatatttcatgtattataaacattataaaattCAAGCATGTGTGTgcaataaatctaaaaattacTACTTtctaacataaaattaaatacttaatctaacctaaaatcaACTTTCTAATcgtttatatgaaaatttaaataaataaaaaaaattatgtagaacacaaatataaaataatatttattacatGATATCATCACCTAAAAGAGTAACTAAATACAGTTATATTAAGAGAAAAGATTTTACCCAAAACAAAAGCTCCATGTTCAAAATATATGTAGTCTAtaaccaaataacaaaaacataaacaaaaaaacaaaaagtatagTTTCATGTTTAGAGAAATCACCACCTTCATTGTTCATCTTTCTGTTCCTTGTGTTGAATATTTGGGATCTTCTTCCTCATAACGACtttgttctttcattttatgttGAATCCTTCACAAATATTTGGCATCTGTGGTTCCTCAACCTCAAACTCTTCACAGCTCTCTCTCTTGGTTCCATGATTTGCTAAGCAGTTCTTCCAAACGACAAAAAGTTATGTCCTCAATCCCGACTTACTTTTTTCCTCGTTTCTCAACTGCTCTTAGCTTCCTTGCCATGCTCAAACAATACAGAAGATAGAATCTGAAGAGCTTTCATtaagaagatgaaagaaaacaaaggcatacaaaaaaatcGTCTTCGAGACTGACTATGCACTAGAGCAAAATATAAGCAATCCTACTATTTCAATCCCTATCAATTACCAAATAGGCCTCAATCACCACCATATTTCTAGAAAGCAAGCATAAGATTTGAAATTCTTCTGCAAGTTTATTTATGTCACCATTTCCTATATGAATGTTGCTTTTGGAGGAGTGGTTGAGTGGTAACAAGTATTACGGTGGGAATATGTATGTTGGTGTAGCTTTGTGAATGAACAAGCCTGACCAAAGTATCCTTCAGCCATGAGCGTTTATCACGTCCTGCAAATTCTTTGGATAGCACATTGTTGTGTGGAGACCATTCCACACGTTATCTGCAAGAATAGCATTCACTGCATCCGTTGGATGAAATTGATCCCACCAAATATGATTAGAAGCATTTTTACATGCCATAATTGGTGAGATGCACATGATCCATCCATTGTAACGACCAAACCCACAACAAGCATTCGATGTTACATTGAAACCTAGATGGAAAAGAGACTAACACAATGAGACAAACAAATGTGGATCATGGTGAGGAgagtaaaaaagaagttaGATTGTCATTCACCATAATATTCATGATTCTTCAAGATATCCATTGAACCTTGAAGCAAATCACAGAAGATTATATTCGAATCGGGCAACTCCATGCCGAGCTCCTCGACCACATATCTCATGGCAAAGTTGAACTCCATAACCATATCATTTATCTCCTCAATACAGGCCCCATTCTCACTACGGTACTGCCATAAGTAGAAAGGAGCACAACCAATAGGTGCCAATCCCATTACAACGATTCTCCTAGCATTCATGTTATACAAATTCTGGACCATCAACAGAGAGTCTTTTAGAAAGTTCTTAAACAATTGATAAATTAACATAGTGTGAATAAATGAAACTCCTATACAGGGCTTACAACGTATGGTTGGTTCCCGATATCTAAAATAATCCAAAAGctcaaattttggaaaatgaaaatatatgcACAATAACAATATCCTGAAGGCAAAAATATGGCATATATAATGGGTAATGTATGTATATACTTCTTTCTATTATGTGTAGCAAGAACTATATACAATAAAATCACCTTGATTTCCTGTCTGATTGTGACTGCAAGAAATTGGTTAAAATTCCATGGAGGGTAAAGATTTTGAACATTAGATATATTAAACAGATAGTAATGAATGTAATCGTTGATTCCAATTGATATGTAAAAGACTGAATTGGAAATGTGATCGGCAGCAGCCTTCTCGCCCATATTTAGAACAAACTGCTGAAAAGTGTCCATAAATTGCTGAATTTGTTGTGTAAAGGAGATGTGTTGGCCCTGTTACATATAACATTTcagaaagaaaattgacatGCAAGAAATCATAATACTAAGTTAAAAGAACAACGATCGTATCTACCATTCTAAATCAACCCAAGATTACTTGATACGTTATGAAACTCCGTTTTACTTCCatgaatatattaatttataacagAACATTAAATTgctaaaagaaatagaaatcaatttgcatatttcttgatgattttcttttaatcaatGAATAAAACCGACGGaaattaatgaaagaaaagaagtacCAATTCGGATCCACTAGTGAAGATAACTCCAGCACTAGCCGATGCGTAATTCACTCCTTGGATCATATCTTCCACTGCTCCAACATGTCCAAGATAACTTGGAACAAAAGGAAGTCCAAGACGTAGGGCTGAGAAGAACATccagaaacaaaaacaagaaatcaaaCCTAAGA of the Cucumis sativus cultivar 9930 chromosome 3, Cucumber_9930_V3, whole genome shotgun sequence genome contains:
- the LOC101212405 gene encoding GDSL esterase/lipase At1g71691, whose product is MALSLLISLFFILISSVFLQSTAPLPNPAPHPNPLPPTPNYGFTTIPNSSFPIPPPLPPPPSNSLVPALFVIGDSTVDSGTNNFLGTFARADHLPYGRDFDTHTPTGRFSNGRIPVDFLALRLGLPFVPSYLGHVGAVEDMIQGVNYASASAGVIFTSGSELGQHISFTQQIQQFMDTFQQFVLNMGEKAAADHISNSVFYISIGINDYIHYYLFNISNVQNLYPPWNFNQFLAVTIRQEIKNLYNMNARRIVVMGLAPIGCAPFYLWQYRSENGACIEEINDMVMEFNFAMRYVVEELGMELPDSNIIFCDLLQGSMDILKNHEYYGFNVTSNACCGFGRYNGWIMCISPIMACKNASNHIWWDQFHPTDAVNAILADNVWNGLHTTMCYPKNLQDVINAHG